In Rattus norvegicus strain BN/NHsdMcwi chromosome 1, GRCr8, whole genome shotgun sequence, a genomic segment contains:
- the LOC134483775 gene encoding uncharacterized protein LOC134483775, translated as MPAVESGERGFSVSQGRLPRTPFPFPLRHGSGRETAASPPSSRALQQLPHGRSLVRWARDRALLPRGCPCRARAPPAAPRAPVTRLDASRAAAARVRMRIRDPAGERVPAARLVPPVRQPSRLAPRLGHLGERPVATESSTAEVGSRTPPPLGLPQSDELWTPRAVPSETSIVSSTLAIPANLKDHSHDGGSLPPLTLNLWLIVEFCHKTTSLPQAGYLPRRVTNCQAEQSLGGSKSKMLWTPDSSHFWIPNRAICKSACSAKPA; from the exons ATGCCCGCAGTGGAGAGCGGCGAGAGGGGATTCTCGGTGTCCCAGGGCCGGCTGCCGCGGACgccttttccctttcccctcagGCACGGCTCGGGACGGGAGACGGCTGCGTCGCCTCCCAGCTCCCGCGCGCTGCAACAGTTACCTCACGGCCGCAGCCTGGTCCGTTGGGCGCGCGATCGGGCGCTCCTCCCCCGCGGCTGCCCCTGCCGGGCGCGCGCCCCGCCGGCGGCCCCGCGCGCTCCTGTGACTCGGCTTGACGCCTCTCGGGCGGCAGCCGCCCGCGTCAGGATGCGCATCCGGGACCCCGCGGGTGAGCGCGTGCCCGCGGCCCGTTTGGTCCCTCCAGTGAGACAGCCATCGCGTCTGGCTCCCAGACTCGGACACCTGGGGGAGCGCCCTGTGGCCACGGAGAGCTCGACTGCTGAAGTTGGATCACGTACCCCCCCCCCCCTGGGACTGCCACAGAGCGATGAGCTCTGGACCCCAAGGGCAGTGCCTAGTGAG ACAAGCATAGTTTCTTCAACTCTGGCCATACCAGCAAATCTGAAGGATCACAGCCACGATGGTGGCAGCCTACCACCGTTGACACTGAACTTGTGGTTAATTGTGGAGTTCTGCCACAAAACCACCTCACTACCACAAGCTGGATACTTGCCCAGGAGAGTGACAAACTGCCAGGCAGAGCAATCTCTGGGAGGCAGCAAGAGCAAAATGCTTTGGACACCAGACAGCAGTCATTTCTGGATCCCAAACAGAGCTATTTGCAAGTCAGCTTGTTCTGCTAAACCTGCTTAA